Proteins encoded by one window of Elusimicrobiota bacterium:
- the mutL gene encoding DNA mismatch repair protein MutL has protein sequence MSPRVHQLPEDLVARIAAGEVVERPASIIKELVENSLDAGADHITVAIEGAGRSRILIVDNGCGMTKEDALLALRRHATSKISRLEDLEAIQTFGFRGEALPSIAAVSRLTLTTRSEEEEMGWELSLEGGKLVSEKRVAREPGTTLEVRDVFFNTPARFKFLKSDATERAQCLRVLEEMIFSSLGVTFELRNEKGKPVIFRATKVSQPEDQPKSVKTRLTEAWGARWSQNLLPVFHQTEHFKLSGVVTRQEGHQATSRYQFLYINRRPVQNRRLSRAVYDAYRGGLPSLRHPGWALFLDVNPSTVDVNVHPSKREVKLTHESELYGFLNNAIKMALSGGVSSPSKVQVGDFGRASDFVSYQQGSSRTSFSPPRSMEAAARQLYTPLDAPSSPSQTPVFPTLTPSNEERPELTDLRDPELVILGQIKKTYLVAQTRNGLLLVDQHAAAEQAAYERLLFNIKSAKRPVQMLLVPFTWEVALSLVPLVEKNLDLLSKMGFMIEPFGGSTFVVKGIPAHLNNKLDLHSLLDGLSDEFHSNHRAADLDHRLAAMTACKASIKAGDPLDLPAGLAIIRQLALCESPFTCPHGRPTVLRFPYSELDRRFRRS, from the coding sequence ATGTCCCCTCGAGTTCATCAGTTGCCCGAAGATTTGGTGGCCCGCATCGCGGCGGGGGAGGTGGTGGAGCGGCCCGCCTCCATAATTAAAGAATTGGTGGAAAACAGTTTGGATGCGGGGGCTGACCACATCACGGTGGCCATTGAAGGCGCGGGACGAAGCCGTATTCTGATAGTGGACAATGGTTGCGGGATGACCAAAGAGGACGCCCTTTTGGCTCTGCGTCGCCATGCCACTTCCAAAATTTCCCGTCTGGAAGACTTGGAGGCCATTCAAACCTTCGGTTTTCGGGGTGAAGCGTTGCCCAGCATCGCCGCTGTATCGCGATTGACCTTGACCACCAGAAGTGAAGAAGAGGAAATGGGGTGGGAGTTAAGTTTAGAAGGGGGGAAATTGGTTTCAGAAAAACGCGTGGCGCGGGAACCCGGAACCACCTTGGAGGTCCGCGACGTTTTTTTTAATACCCCGGCGCGTTTTAAATTCTTGAAGTCCGACGCAACCGAACGAGCCCAGTGTCTGCGCGTTTTGGAAGAGATGATTTTTTCAAGTCTTGGGGTGACTTTTGAACTGCGCAATGAAAAAGGGAAACCCGTGATATTTCGAGCGACAAAAGTGTCCCAACCGGAAGATCAGCCTAAATCGGTAAAAACTCGTTTGACTGAAGCCTGGGGCGCTCGCTGGTCTCAAAACTTGTTGCCGGTGTTTCATCAAACCGAACATTTTAAATTAAGCGGTGTTGTGACGAGGCAGGAAGGGCATCAAGCCACCTCGCGTTACCAATTTCTTTACATCAACCGTCGGCCGGTTCAAAATCGCCGCCTTTCACGCGCGGTTTATGACGCCTATCGAGGAGGCTTGCCGTCTCTTCGTCACCCCGGCTGGGCGCTTTTCTTGGACGTCAATCCTTCCACGGTGGATGTCAATGTTCATCCCTCCAAAAGGGAAGTGAAGTTAACCCACGAAAGTGAACTTTATGGATTTTTAAACAATGCCATTAAAATGGCGTTAAGTGGAGGCGTGTCTTCTCCCTCCAAGGTTCAAGTGGGAGATTTCGGTCGTGCCAGTGATTTCGTTTCTTATCAGCAAGGCTCGTCACGCACATCGTTTTCGCCTCCGCGTTCTATGGAGGCGGCTGCGCGGCAATTGTATACGCCTTTGGACGCGCCCTCGTCTCCCTCTCAAACGCCGGTTTTCCCAACTCTCACTCCTTCTAACGAAGAACGTCCCGAATTAACTGATTTGCGCGATCCTGAATTGGTGATCTTGGGGCAAATCAAAAAAACCTATTTGGTGGCGCAAACCCGAAATGGCCTTCTTTTGGTGGATCAACATGCGGCCGCTGAGCAAGCGGCCTATGAGCGTTTGCTTTTTAATATCAAGTCGGCCAAACGCCCGGTTCAAATGCTTTTGGTTCCTTTTACATGGGAGGTGGCCCTTTCATTGGTTCCGCTGGTGGAGAAGAACTTGGATCTGTTGTCCAAAATGGGTTTCATGATTGAACCTTTTGGCGGGTCGACTTTCGTGGTCAAGGGGATCCCTGCTCATCTCAACAACAAGCTCGATCTCCATTCTTTGTTGGACGGGTTAAGCGACGAATTCCATTCCAATCATCGCGCTGCCGATTTGGATCATAGGCTCGCGGCCATGACGGCGTGCAAAGCGTCCATCAAAGCGGGCGATCCGCTTGATTTACCCGCCGGTTTGGCCATTATTCGCCAATTGGCGCTGTGCGAATCGCCCTTTACATGTCCGCATGGTCGTCCCACCGTTCTTCGCTTCCCCTACTCCGAGCTCGACCGCCGTTTCCGCCGGAGCTAA
- the sasA_9 gene encoding Adaptive-response sensory-kinase SasA has product MTSADIKTNPYEIVVAKDLHEGLSLSRKQAFGLLLLDLSIKGNKGLDALLTLKENHFELPIVILASREDQSMAMEAVKCGAQDYLIKGRLESNLLERMIHYAIERHRVMSEMMEKNRELEHLMALKSEFVSTVSHELRTPLTVILNSSNNMLDGAMGDLNEEQKKWVKKINGHALRLHDMINDILDLSKLQAGTTEMRRQWVDIPELIRGAMDSVSGLALEKQIELKYLEPHQSSPLWADGQHLERVFTNLLSNGIKYTPRSGCVSVEVSEFHGQIEFCVADNGPGIAPEHQEMIFERFRQIRQTESSDKATQGIGLGLAICKEIVTQHNGRIWVESQPGQGSRFLFSLPLQPAESKAKAA; this is encoded by the coding sequence ATGACTTCGGCCGATATAAAAACCAACCCCTATGAGATCGTCGTTGCCAAGGACCTTCATGAGGGTTTATCTCTGTCTAGAAAACAGGCCTTTGGTTTGTTGTTGTTGGACCTCTCAATCAAAGGGAACAAAGGGTTGGACGCTCTCTTGACGCTTAAAGAAAATCATTTTGAGTTGCCGATCGTTATTTTGGCGTCGCGTGAGGACCAATCGATGGCCATGGAGGCGGTTAAATGTGGGGCGCAGGATTATTTGATTAAGGGTCGACTGGAATCCAATTTGCTTGAACGAATGATTCATTATGCGATCGAAAGGCATCGTGTGATGTCCGAGATGATGGAGAAAAATCGAGAGTTGGAGCATTTGATGGCCCTTAAGTCGGAGTTTGTTTCCACCGTGTCCCATGAACTTCGCACTCCGCTCACTGTGATTCTCAACTCCTCCAACAATATGCTGGACGGAGCCATGGGAGACCTGAATGAAGAACAAAAGAAATGGGTCAAAAAAATAAACGGGCATGCGTTGCGGTTGCATGACATGATCAACGATATTTTGGATCTGTCCAAATTGCAGGCCGGGACAACAGAAATGCGGCGCCAATGGGTGGATATTCCCGAACTTATTAGAGGGGCCATGGACAGTGTGAGTGGTTTGGCTTTGGAAAAACAGATTGAATTGAAGTATTTGGAACCCCATCAATCCTCTCCTCTTTGGGCCGATGGACAACATCTGGAACGAGTTTTCACAAACCTTTTATCCAATGGAATCAAGTACACTCCTCGCTCAGGATGTGTTTCAGTTGAAGTCAGCGAATTCCACGGGCAGATAGAATTTTGCGTGGCTGATAACGGGCCCGGCATCGCGCCCGAGCATCAGGAAATGATTTTCGAACGGTTTCGGCAAATCAGGCAAACCGAATCAAGTGACAAAGCCACCCAAGGAATTGGGTTGGGCCTCGCCATATGCAAAGAAATTGTTACTCAACACAACGGTAGAATTTGGGTGGAAAGCCAACCTGGGCAGGGAAGCCGGTTCCTCTTTTCTCTTCCCCTACAACCAGCAGAATCCAAAGCGAAGGCGGCCTGA
- the phoP_3 gene encoding Alkaline phosphatase synthesis transcriptional regulatory protein PhoP has product MGLFKNTKQKILVVEDEPDIADGLKLRLDMAGYDVVLAADGQDGILKAKNEKPDLVVLDLMIPKMDGYEVCRILRSSAFTKTTPILILTALQMVGDIDKAFEVGANDYLSKPFTNERLLAKITKLLNK; this is encoded by the coding sequence ATGGGATTGTTCAAAAATACAAAACAGAAAATTCTTGTGGTAGAGGACGAACCCGACATCGCGGACGGTTTAAAGCTTCGTCTGGACATGGCGGGGTATGACGTGGTCTTGGCCGCTGATGGTCAAGATGGGATTTTGAAGGCCAAGAACGAAAAACCGGATTTGGTGGTGCTTGATTTGATGATTCCCAAGATGGACGGCTATGAAGTCTGCCGAATTCTGCGAAGTTCAGCCTTTACCAAAACAACTCCCATTCTGATTTTGACCGCACTTCAAATGGTGGGAGACATCGATAAAGCCTTTGAAGTGGGCGCCAATGATTACTTAAGCAAACCCTTCACCAATGAACGCCTCCTCGCCAAAATAACAAAACTTCTCAACAAATAA
- the gspE gene encoding putative type II secretion system protein E: MEKDKNKEATPDIQEPLRPVVAPIPDASPRSKPKMPIALEKIIASATRNRASQILIEKENNRIKIRQRIRGVLIFDLSTTLTPQDSNHIYEYVLNSGEKKSEGGLVWASHTLVYSINSEPYFLRFLLSESKGFSLMTIHLTRQTEKPFNPTAWGMGPNQATLLENFLARSHGLILFCGTETDDLLSSIQSIGKQLMTPERHVIVVEGQSQAWFTDVEQMTSNNDPALFTKILRLAFRHEPDLLVAHPIETKEQMELCLSEAIRGRLVFARLFASDVSDALMQLLSMGVEPHLLGTGLLGVVAQRTLRLNCPRCQDKEAVSRDRLKDIGIPLGMQPAAFFQGKGCDACFRTGFDKETNIFEVIEMTDDLRSRMTKDLRRDALKSLMKTYGLMTLRQMALHKAINGQTSLAEVLRVTS; encoded by the coding sequence ATGGAGAAGGACAAAAATAAGGAAGCAACGCCTGATATTCAAGAGCCTCTGCGTCCAGTGGTGGCTCCCATTCCTGATGCAAGTCCACGGTCCAAACCCAAGATGCCCATTGCATTGGAAAAAATCATCGCGAGTGCGACACGAAATCGCGCGAGTCAAATCTTGATTGAAAAAGAAAACAATCGCATAAAGATTCGACAGAGAATTCGAGGGGTCTTAATTTTTGATCTTTCAACCACACTCACTCCTCAAGATTCAAATCATATTTATGAGTATGTGCTCAATTCAGGGGAGAAAAAATCGGAGGGGGGATTGGTTTGGGCTTCGCACACCCTTGTCTATTCAATAAATTCTGAGCCATATTTTTTGCGGTTTCTTTTAAGTGAGAGCAAAGGTTTTTCTCTTATGACCATTCACTTGACGAGACAGACCGAAAAGCCCTTTAACCCCACGGCCTGGGGAATGGGGCCCAATCAAGCCACTCTGTTAGAAAATTTCTTGGCTCGTTCTCATGGATTGATTCTTTTTTGTGGAACTGAAACAGATGATTTACTTTCCTCTATTCAATCCATTGGAAAACAACTTATGACTCCAGAACGACATGTGATTGTGGTGGAGGGACAATCTCAGGCGTGGTTTACAGATGTTGAACAAATGACGTCGAACAATGATCCCGCCCTTTTTACAAAAATCCTTCGTTTGGCTTTTCGTCATGAGCCTGATTTGTTGGTGGCCCATCCCATCGAAACCAAAGAGCAAATGGAATTGTGTCTTTCCGAAGCCATTCGCGGGCGGCTGGTATTCGCGAGGTTGTTCGCTTCGGATGTGTCCGATGCCCTTATGCAACTCCTTTCGATGGGAGTTGAGCCGCATTTGTTGGGAACAGGACTTCTCGGAGTGGTCGCTCAAAGAACATTAAGGCTCAATTGTCCGCGATGTCAGGATAAGGAAGCAGTTTCACGTGATCGATTAAAAGATATAGGAATTCCGTTGGGGATGCAGCCGGCCGCTTTTTTCCAAGGGAAGGGTTGCGACGCCTGTTTTCGCACGGGTTTCGACAAAGAAACCAATATTTTCGAAGTTATTGAGATGACAGATGACTTGAGGAGTCGAATGACCAAGGATTTAAGAAGAGACGCCCTCAAATCGCTTATGAAAACATATGGATTGATGACGCTTCGCCAAATGGCTCTCCATAAAGCCATCAACGGTCAAACCTCTCTTGCTGAAGTCCTTCGCGTTACATCCTAG
- the ugpC gene encoding sn-glycerol-3-phosphate import ATP-binding protein UgpC, translating into MAQVTLKNIWKKYGDLAVVKDVNLVIPDKSFYVLVGPSGCGKSTTLRMIAGLEEISQGEIYIDERLVNGVPPKNRDIAMVFQNYALYPHMTVYENMAFGLKLRRMPKKEIDDRVREAAEILGITNLLERRPKALSGGQRQRVAVGRAIVRKPKVFLFDEPLSNLDAKMRVHMRLEIAKLHKRLQTTIIYVTHDQLEAMTLATSVALMKDGTVQQVAPPLEIYNKPANKFVAGFIGNPPMNFFEVDVKKSGSNLSLSIGKNGAKGNLELANGVKQRLEPYAGKTIVMGVRPEDIYDKVYYQGSGKGRTVSSTVEVVEPMGAEKYLYLSALGNSVVVRVSPDNQAHVNQNIDLVFHLENAKFFNKETDAVIQ; encoded by the coding sequence ATGGCACAAGTAACCTTAAAAAATATCTGGAAAAAATACGGTGATTTGGCGGTGGTCAAGGACGTTAACCTTGTGATCCCCGACAAATCCTTCTATGTCTTGGTGGGTCCCTCCGGATGTGGAAAGTCTACAACCTTGCGGATGATCGCCGGATTGGAAGAAATTTCTCAGGGCGAAATTTATATCGATGAACGTTTGGTCAACGGTGTTCCACCCAAAAATCGAGACATTGCTATGGTGTTCCAAAATTATGCCCTCTATCCCCACATGACCGTTTACGAAAACATGGCTTTTGGGCTTAAACTCCGCCGAATGCCTAAAAAAGAAATTGACGATCGCGTCAGAGAGGCCGCGGAAATTTTAGGAATCACGAACCTGTTGGAACGACGGCCCAAAGCGCTTTCGGGAGGGCAACGGCAACGCGTCGCGGTGGGACGAGCGATTGTTCGCAAGCCCAAGGTTTTCCTTTTTGACGAACCACTTTCTAACTTGGATGCCAAAATGCGCGTGCATATGCGCCTCGAGATCGCCAAACTTCACAAACGGCTGCAAACAACCATCATTTATGTAACCCACGACCAGTTGGAGGCCATGACCCTGGCCACATCCGTAGCGCTCATGAAGGATGGAACCGTGCAGCAGGTAGCGCCCCCTCTTGAAATTTATAACAAGCCCGCCAATAAATTCGTTGCGGGGTTTATCGGCAATCCGCCCATGAATTTTTTTGAAGTCGATGTGAAAAAAAGTGGAAGTAATCTCTCTTTGTCGATCGGTAAAAATGGAGCCAAGGGAAATTTGGAGCTTGCCAATGGCGTGAAACAGAGGCTTGAACCCTATGCAGGGAAAACAATTGTGATGGGAGTTCGTCCCGAAGATATTTATGACAAGGTGTATTATCAAGGGAGCGGCAAGGGACGAACCGTGTCGAGCACCGTTGAAGTAGTTGAGCCCATGGGAGCTGAAAAGTATCTTTATCTTTCAGCCTTGGGGAACTCAGTGGTGGTCCGCGTAAGCCCGGACAATCAGGCCCACGTCAATCAAAATATCGATTTGGTTTTCCATCTCGAAAACGCCAAATTTTTCAACAAAGAAACCGACGCCGTTATCCAATAA
- the ileS gene encoding Isoleucine--tRNA ligase codes for MDYSKTVNLLQTDFPMKADLPVREPLMLKAWEESGLYERIQERHKADKTFLLHDGPPYANGDIHMGHALDKILKDFVVKYKSLAGFHAPYKPGWDCHGLPIEHQLFKQLGKNKHQISRTEFRSKATDYALTWVDKQRMDFIRLGVLGDWKNPYLTLSKDYEAQIVQVFFELQEKGFIERGLKPGYWCAFDETALAEAEVEYAEKKSDSVYVRFPLKNQSDHYILIWTTTPWTLPANTGLAFHPDENYVTVFSGSDRYIVAEKLKDKATSLLEKKFGSAAVQGPSFKGKSMLGKEAINPLHGRTSRVVNATYVTMEDGTGIVHIAPGHGLEDFAVGQEYKLETLSPVDERGLFDKTVGLEGLIGKHVLKDANQAVMESLGENLIAHHSFAHSYPHCWRCKNPIIFRATDQWFLKISDAFRRDLLAEIARVRWEPAYGVHRIKGMVEVRPDWCLSRQRHWGAPIAIVSCKACKKPINNRALNTAIVKLIESQGTNAWYEASLHSLLAEAGLTGCPHCGGTDFEKEMDILDVWFDSGVSWRAVVEKCFSTPKPETVMYLEGSDQHRGWFQTSLIPSMALNGKAPYDIVLTHGFVVDGKGHKMSKSLGNVIAPQEIIQKYGADILRLWVAMSDYREDVRLSQDIVKHMVDVYRRFRNTFRFLLQNTADFSWKEHHVPFEKMEEVDQWILVYFAAMKERVIKAYDAFEFHGVLNELNRFASVELSGFYLDALKDRLYCESLDSPLRRSAQTAFFHLTRGLSVLLSPLLSFTSEEAYLELRKKSEPSLPDSVFLEDIHNLDFSDPDERLSEKWAHILEVRGLVNDELDRQRKAGVLKSSQEALVTVDPSKMTETHRSLFKEKLDWPFILQMAEVHLGAVDSHENGIAISATRFNKCERCWRHRGDVGKSKDHPTICGRCENAVSGLVHH; via the coding sequence ATGGACTATTCAAAAACAGTTAATTTGCTGCAGACCGACTTTCCCATGAAAGCGGATCTTCCCGTTCGAGAACCTTTGATGTTGAAGGCGTGGGAAGAATCTGGCTTGTATGAGCGTATCCAAGAACGACATAAAGCAGACAAAACCTTTCTACTCCACGATGGGCCCCCTTACGCCAATGGGGACATCCACATGGGGCATGCGCTCGACAAAATTCTCAAGGACTTTGTTGTGAAATACAAATCCCTGGCCGGTTTTCATGCTCCGTACAAACCAGGATGGGACTGCCACGGACTCCCCATCGAACATCAATTGTTTAAACAATTGGGAAAAAACAAACATCAAATTTCACGAACGGAATTTCGCTCAAAAGCCACAGACTATGCCTTGACGTGGGTGGACAAACAACGGATGGATTTTATCCGGCTGGGGGTTCTTGGCGATTGGAAAAATCCCTATCTCACGCTCTCCAAAGATTACGAGGCCCAAATTGTTCAGGTGTTCTTTGAACTTCAGGAAAAGGGTTTCATTGAACGCGGCCTCAAGCCCGGCTATTGGTGTGCTTTTGATGAAACCGCTTTGGCTGAGGCGGAAGTTGAATATGCTGAAAAGAAATCTGACTCCGTTTATGTTCGGTTTCCGCTTAAAAATCAAAGCGATCACTACATCTTGATTTGGACCACCACTCCCTGGACGTTACCCGCTAACACTGGATTGGCTTTTCATCCAGATGAAAATTATGTGACTGTTTTTTCAGGATCGGATCGTTATATTGTGGCCGAAAAGTTGAAAGACAAAGCCACGTCATTGTTGGAGAAAAAGTTTGGGTCAGCGGCGGTTCAGGGTCCTTCATTTAAAGGGAAATCGATGCTGGGGAAAGAGGCCATCAATCCGCTTCATGGTCGTACCTCGCGCGTGGTCAATGCGACCTATGTAACCATGGAAGATGGAACCGGGATTGTTCACATCGCGCCTGGCCATGGGTTGGAAGATTTCGCGGTGGGGCAAGAGTATAAGCTTGAAACGCTTTCTCCCGTTGATGAGCGCGGACTCTTTGACAAGACGGTGGGCTTGGAGGGGCTTATTGGCAAACATGTGTTAAAAGACGCCAACCAAGCCGTGATGGAAAGTTTGGGTGAGAACTTAATCGCGCATCATTCTTTTGCTCATTCCTATCCCCATTGCTGGAGATGCAAAAATCCCATCATCTTTCGTGCCACCGACCAATGGTTCTTAAAGATCAGTGACGCGTTCCGCCGCGACCTGTTGGCGGAGATCGCTCGTGTGCGTTGGGAGCCGGCCTATGGAGTTCACCGCATCAAAGGAATGGTGGAAGTTCGTCCGGATTGGTGTTTGTCTCGACAGCGGCATTGGGGAGCGCCGATCGCAATTGTTTCTTGTAAAGCCTGCAAAAAACCAATTAACAACAGAGCCTTAAACACCGCCATTGTAAAGCTCATCGAGTCTCAAGGGACCAATGCTTGGTATGAGGCGTCGCTTCATTCATTGTTGGCTGAGGCTGGGTTGACGGGTTGTCCCCATTGTGGCGGGACAGATTTTGAAAAAGAAATGGATATCCTCGACGTCTGGTTTGATTCAGGAGTCTCCTGGCGAGCGGTGGTTGAAAAGTGCTTCTCCACGCCAAAGCCGGAGACCGTCATGTATTTAGAGGGCTCGGACCAACACCGTGGCTGGTTTCAGACTTCCCTTATTCCTTCGATGGCCCTCAACGGAAAAGCCCCTTACGACATTGTTTTGACCCATGGATTTGTTGTGGACGGGAAAGGGCACAAGATGTCCAAATCGCTGGGGAATGTGATTGCCCCTCAAGAAATCATTCAAAAATATGGGGCCGATATTCTTCGTTTGTGGGTGGCCATGAGCGACTACCGGGAAGATGTGCGTTTGTCTCAAGATATCGTGAAACATATGGTTGACGTGTACCGCCGGTTTAGGAATACCTTTCGATTTTTGTTGCAGAACACCGCTGATTTCTCTTGGAAAGAACATCACGTTCCGTTTGAAAAGATGGAGGAGGTGGATCAGTGGATTTTGGTTTATTTTGCAGCGATGAAAGAACGGGTGATCAAAGCTTATGATGCGTTCGAGTTTCATGGGGTGTTAAACGAACTCAATCGGTTCGCTTCTGTTGAATTGTCGGGTTTTTATTTGGACGCGCTCAAGGACCGGTTGTATTGCGAATCTCTTGATTCTCCGCTCCGGCGCAGCGCTCAAACCGCTTTTTTCCATTTAACCCGCGGCCTTTCTGTCCTTTTGTCTCCACTCTTGTCCTTCACCTCGGAAGAGGCCTATTTGGAGCTTCGAAAAAAATCAGAACCATCTTTGCCTGATAGTGTTTTCCTTGAAGATATTCACAACTTGGACTTTTCCGATCCTGATGAAAGATTGTCTGAAAAATGGGCCCATATTCTTGAGGTTCGCGGTTTGGTCAATGATGAACTGGACCGACAACGCAAGGCGGGGGTTCTTAAGTCATCGCAAGAAGCTTTGGTGACAGTGGACCCGTCAAAAATGACGGAGACCCACCGCTCACTTTTTAAGGAGAAATTAGATTGGCCCTTTATCCTTCAAATGGCGGAAGTTCATTTGGGAGCTGTGGATTCTCATGAAAACGGAATTGCCATTTCTGCCACTCGCTTTAACAAATGTGAAAGGTGTTGGCGGCATCGCGGGGATGTGGGAAAAAGCAAAGATCACCCCACAATCTGTGGTCGTTGTGAAAATGCTGTTTCCGGTTTGGTCCACCATTGA
- the lspA gene encoding Lipoprotein signal peptidase has product MKLFLILFLGVLGLDWGSKALVRARLPLGAEVSIFPFFSLTHVENTGIAFGLFQGRNLFFLVLGLSVMTGLIIYAVRLRHEDRFTSLVLAGVLGGALGNLLDRIFYGAVTDFLDFYWGSHHWPSFNVADSTICVGMVLLAYKAFQKSPSAGTTH; this is encoded by the coding sequence ATGAAATTATTCCTGATATTGTTTTTGGGTGTTCTGGGGCTGGATTGGGGAAGCAAGGCTTTGGTGCGAGCGCGACTTCCTTTGGGTGCGGAAGTTTCTATCTTTCCCTTTTTTTCGCTGACACACGTGGAAAATACGGGCATTGCTTTTGGTTTGTTTCAGGGTCGGAATTTATTTTTTTTGGTGTTGGGGTTGTCGGTCATGACAGGATTGATTATTTACGCGGTCCGTCTTCGGCATGAAGATAGATTCACGAGTTTGGTTTTGGCAGGGGTGTTGGGGGGGGCGCTGGGGAATCTCCTCGATCGAATTTTCTATGGGGCCGTTACGGATTTCCTCGATTTTTATTGGGGTTCTCATCATTGGCCGTCCTTTAATGTGGCGGACTCGACCATCTGTGTGGGAATGGTGCTCCTCGCCTATAAAGCTTTTCAAAAATCCCCTTCAGCGGGAACCACTCACTAA
- the lgt gene encoding Prolipoprotein diacylglyceryl transferase, producing MFPILFHVGPFTLHTYGLMVALGFLAALKITQRQFPRFSLPIDRLDSTVLFLMFFGLLGARLMYFAVDDFTQLKADPLSFFRVWEGGLVFYGGVLVDLLVLLILARVYAVPFLSFTDVFAAPLFLGHALGRLGCFAAGCCYGRPTDLFWGVSFTHPATLAPRFVSLHPTQIYEFLGNGALFLAAYGLGFRRPARGILTAFYAFSYGLFRFLMEFLRGDDRGEFWHGISPSQWVSLGLIVLGGGLYLYAKKNDTR from the coding sequence ATGTTTCCCATCCTATTTCATGTGGGGCCTTTTACACTCCACACTTATGGGCTCATGGTGGCTTTGGGTTTTCTGGCAGCCCTTAAAATAACACAACGACAATTTCCGCGTTTTTCTCTCCCCATTGACCGTTTGGATTCAACGGTTCTTTTCCTCATGTTTTTTGGATTGCTTGGAGCACGGTTGATGTATTTTGCGGTGGACGACTTCACACAACTCAAAGCGGATCCCTTGTCCTTTTTCCGTGTGTGGGAAGGAGGGTTGGTGTTTTATGGGGGAGTGTTGGTTGATCTATTGGTGTTGTTGATTTTGGCGCGTGTGTATGCGGTTCCTTTTTTATCATTCACGGATGTGTTTGCGGCACCTCTTTTTCTGGGGCACGCGTTGGGTCGTTTGGGCTGTTTCGCGGCGGGGTGTTGCTATGGACGGCCCACAGACCTATTTTGGGGAGTGAGTTTTACCCATCCGGCCACCTTGGCGCCCCGGTTTGTGTCGTTGCATCCCACTCAAATCTATGAATTTCTAGGAAATGGGGCGCTGTTTCTGGCCGCTTATGGCCTTGGTTTTCGCAGGCCAGCGAGAGGAATATTGACGGCTTTTTATGCATTTTCTTACGGGCTTTTTAGATTTTTAATGGAATTTTTGAGGGGGGATGACCGAGGTGAATTTTGGCATGGAATTTCCCCAAGTCAGTGGGTGTCCTTGGGACTGATAGTTTTGGGCGGGGGGCTTTATTTGTATGCGAAAAAAAACGACACCCGCTGA